In Drosophila innubila isolate TH190305 chromosome 2R unlocalized genomic scaffold, UK_Dinn_1.0 1_C_2R, whole genome shotgun sequence, the following are encoded in one genomic region:
- the LOC117782881 gene encoding putative deoxyribonuclease TATDN1: MSVRTFFRMALKYIDIGANLTDPMFRGQYGGSRKHPDDFDNVLERAWQNGMQKIIVTSGCMRDVDDALKLVATDERLYTTVGAHPTRCGEFLKDPEQYYKDLHSRIKANPERVVAVGECGLDYDRLHFCPKETQKQYFEKQLSLAEEFRLPLFLHMRNAHEDFMAILERNRDKLQACGGGVVHSFTGTLEEAKNLLAFGGLYIGINGCSLKTAENVEVVRQLPNDRLMLETDCPWCGIRPSHASHKHVTTKFPTVKKKEKWTAETLIDGRCEPCQISQVLEVIAAIKQEPKEKLAELYYQNTLDLFFSQTK, translated from the exons ATGAGTGTGCGGACATTTTTTAGAAtggctttaaaatatattg ACATTGGCGCCAATCTAACGGACCCTATGTTCCGAGGCCAATATGGAGGATCAAGGAAACATCCAGACGACTTCGACAATGTTTTGGAACGCGCGTGGCAGAATGGAATGCAAAAGATAATAGTGACATCTGGTTGCATGAGGGACGTGGACGATGCATTGAAACTAGTGGCTACGGATG AGCGTCTCTACACGACAGTGGGTGCTCATCCCACACGCTGTGGCGAGTTCCTAAAAGATCCAGAGCAATACTACAAGGATTTGCACTCCCGAATCAAGGCGAATCCAGAGAGAGTAGTCGCAGTGGGGGAATGTGGCCTGGACTATGATCGCCTGCACTTTTGCCCAAAGGAAACACAGAAGCAATACTTTGAGAAACAGCTCAGTTTGGCTGAAGAGTTTCGACTGCCTCTCTTCTTGCACATGCGGAATGCTCACGAGGATTTCATGGCAATATTGGAACGTAATCGGGATAAACTCCAGGCCTGCGGTGGTGGTGTGGTGCACAGTTTCACAGGCACTCTAGAGGAGGCTAAGAACCTGCTGGCATTCGGTGGTCTTTACATAGGCATCAATGGTTGCTCCCTGAAAACGGCTGAGAATGTTGAAGTGGTGCGACAGCTGCCCAATGATCGCTTAATGCTGGAAACCGATTGCCCCTGGTGTGGCATACGTCCCTCGCATGCCAGTCACAAACATGTCACCACCAAATTCCCAACTGtcaaaaaaaaggagaaatgGACCGCTGAAACGCTGATCGACGGACGCTGCGAACCATGTCAGATTAG ccAAGTCCTGGAGGTGATTGCGGCCATTAAGCAGGAGCCCAAGGAGAAGCTGGCAGAGCTGTATTATCAAAACACATTGGATTTGTTTTTCAGCCAAaccaaataa